The DNA segment CGGTCCTGATTCTGATCAGTGCCAGGAGGGAGTCTGGAACTGCGACGGATGTTCTGATATGACGGGAGATAACGTTGAGGTATGCAATGGTATTGACGACGACTGCAGCGGAATCGCAGACGATAACCTGACTGCGCCGGGATATGTTTGCGGTACAGTGGGGGTCTGCGCGGCAGGTGTACCGGAATGCATGAGCGCCGGAGGGTGGACGTGCAATTATCCCGCCGCTTACCAGGCGGTAGAGAGCACATGCGATGACGGGCTGGATAACGACTGCGACGGGTTTGATGACTGCAGCGACAGCGACTGCCCGTGCTATGGAAGCGAATAAACGCCGCGCCTTTACATAAGGCGGCTTTGCCATATGGGAAGAAGCGGAATAACAGGTTATTGAACAGTTTTTTTAGTGGAAATCAGCAGGTGAATAAAATTCTAAAAGAAATATTACATTAAAAAAACATTTATGCAACATGGGGTCTATTCCAATATTCGTATTGTAAAGCAAAATGAAATTTTGTTATAATTTATTTCGTAAAATTTAAAGGGAGGGTTTATGAAAAAGATTGTGTCAGTAATAATTGCTTGTTTTTCTTTGATGATATTTTTTATTTCCTGCAGTGAGTCTTCGCCTTCAAATCCGGGAACAGGGGTTTCCGGCACGCCCACCCCTATGTTAATTGACGATTTTGAAGATTCGGATACCATCAACGAATTAGGCGGGTATTGGACATCCATGGATGACAGTGATTTTGGCGGCGGCAATACGGTAAATTCCATATCAATATCATCAGGTTCAACGCTTGGCACAACCACAGGTTCTTTGGCGTTGTATCCCGAATACTCTCAGATAAATACTTTTATCGCTGACCAGCCGTCCGGATATTACGGATTTGTCTCGCTGTTTACGGATTTACCTTCCGGCAGAAACCTTTCAAATACAACAGGGCTGCGTTTTCATCTTAAAACGTATTATAAACCCACAGACACAGAAGACAGGATAAGCGTCTGGATTGGTTCTGTTTCTGAAATTACGGATGGAATTTATTCGCGTTACAGGGCGTCTGTTACTGTTGCAACAGGCGGGGAATGGGCGCAGTATGAAATACCGTGGTCATCTTTCACGCTTGGTTATGTTTTTGATTCCGGATACCCGTCACACGCGCAGACAAAAGAACAGGTGCTTGAGGAGGTTTCAAGAATAGGTTTTGATAAAGAATACCACTATTCTTCCGCAGGAATACCGCCAAGCTCCTGGTCGCAGATTATCTACGTTGATGATGTGACAGTGTATTAACAGATTATGAATATAACTTTTATTCAAACGCCCTGTCCGGGTATTAGCCCCGGACAGGGCGTTTGGCTTTTGCGGGCAGCAGGCAGTGGCTGCTTCCGCCCATACCCTTGGGTTAATAATTATTGTTGAAAATTTTTACAGTTGGTTTATTATATTTTTTATAAGGCTGCAAATACACTGGGAAGGTGAATTATGAAAAAAATGTATTTTTTTCTTCTTTTAACTCTTATTGTTACGGCCGTTATTATCGGATGTTCGGGGAAAGACTCCGGTTCGTCACCGTCGGCGTCTGACACGCCTGTGCCGGGGGATACCGCCACAATTTCGCCTACTTCAACAATTACCACAACCGCAAGTATTACCCCCACAATTACAGTGACACCGCTGCCCTTATCCGTTGCAATTGATGATTTTGAAGATAATAATTACGAATCTGACCTTGCGGATATAAGTTTTATGAACAGCTGGAGTACAGGCGGCGGAACAACCGGCGCCGTTTATTATTCGGA comes from the Candidatus Goldiibacteriota bacterium genome and includes:
- a CDS encoding CIA30 family protein, with product MKKIVSVIIACFSLMIFFISCSESSPSNPGTGVSGTPTPMLIDDFEDSDTINELGGYWTSMDDSDFGGGNTVNSISISSGSTLGTTTGSLALYPEYSQINTFIADQPSGYYGFVSLFTDLPSGRNLSNTTGLRFHLKTYYKPTDTEDRISVWIGSVSEITDGIYSRYRASVTVATGGEWAQYEIPWSSFTLGYVFDSGYPSHAQTKEQVLEEVSRIGFDKEYHYSSAGIPPSSWSQIIYVDDVTVY